One Candidatus Marinimicrobia bacterium CG08_land_8_20_14_0_20_45_22 genomic window carries:
- a CDS encoding DNA polymerase III subunit alpha, with amino-acid sequence MPQFVHLHNHSDYSLLDGAQSVEGLVKRVKELGMPAVALTEHGNLFSVIPFYKSARKYNIKPIIGCELYVAENSRFDKKSRSQGRSGYHHFLVLAQNLKGYENLLKLSSLGYLEGFYYRPRVDLELLKKYNEGLIALTACIKGKVQSLVFQGDYEKAKAQALKYAEIFEGRFYLEVQNHHLPEEKIWYEASMRLSQETGIPRVATNDSHYTLASHWEAHDAHFCLGTGKILSDTNRMKYDPPEYWVKTQDEMASLFPGDDEVIENSLRIANACNLELVFGKYYLPTFPIPEEVPEKSADEYLTRLVYQEIQKRYPEITGVIRERVDFELKVIKQMGFAGYFLIVQDFVQYAKRSGIPVGPGRGSAAGSIVAYALGITDIDPLRFKLLFERFLNPERISMPDIDIDFCDEKRVRVIDYIKKKYGENSVAQIITFGKMKARAVIRDVGRVIGMPLSEVDRIAKMIPDVVNVSLESALAQTPGLQVLAEIDDQHRKLFEISRILEGMNRHASTHAAGVVIAPGDLTNYVPLYQSTNGEVTTQYDMKCIDQIGLLKVDFLGLRNLTVIDNTLSMLREKGIDLDLENIPEEDEKTMTLFGEGNTIGIFQFESAGMRDYLRKLKPSGIEDLIAMNALYRPGPMDMIDQFINRKQGREKITYLNPLLEPFLKDTYGVIVYQEQVMQIANAVGGFSLAKADLLRRAIGKKQTETMEALCKEFIEGAVKNGVSQKIATQIYALIQKFASYGFNRSHSAAYAVLAYRIGYLKAHYPAEFMAANLTSEINATERVVILSAEARNMGIEILPPDINQSEVHFQPDGNTIRYGLNAIKNVGEKAAENIVSAREKAGKFRTIFEFVVALDPKSVNRKVLESLIASGAADSLDGTRAQKIAVLDLAMQYAQSVQNDLVNGQENLFGFGKTGAKPLVSEPKLPDVKPWVGSQKWAKEKELLGIYLTGHPLLQYEREINAFTNFDFTENLTTKDGKTIKLGGMISRIKSNFDKKNRPMAFITLECLNGTIEVIAFSDAFEKSKEYIRAEMAVFVQGKVQVSGEDSAKIIADELLPLEGLTNRKTQNIHIRLNNKINRVALENFRNIAKEHAGDCSIFFHVYGEIGDIKLIRSGNLRVCPDDIFLEHARVVFGDKNVWIEE; translated from the coding sequence ATGCCTCAATTTGTTCACTTGCATAATCACTCGGATTACAGTTTACTGGACGGTGCTCAAAGCGTAGAAGGGTTGGTAAAAAGGGTCAAAGAACTCGGCATGCCCGCTGTCGCGCTTACTGAACACGGAAATCTCTTCAGCGTAATCCCATTTTACAAATCTGCTCGCAAATACAATATTAAGCCGATCATCGGATGTGAATTGTATGTCGCCGAAAATAGCCGGTTTGATAAGAAGTCTAGATCACAAGGAAGATCTGGGTATCATCATTTTTTAGTATTGGCGCAGAATCTTAAAGGCTATGAAAATTTGTTAAAACTTAGCAGTCTCGGATATTTAGAGGGATTTTACTACCGACCACGCGTCGATTTGGAACTTCTGAAAAAATACAATGAAGGGTTAATAGCGCTAACGGCGTGTATCAAGGGGAAAGTACAGAGTTTGGTTTTCCAGGGCGATTATGAAAAAGCGAAAGCACAGGCTCTGAAATATGCAGAAATTTTTGAGGGTAGATTTTATCTCGAAGTGCAGAACCATCACTTGCCGGAAGAAAAAATCTGGTACGAAGCATCCATGCGGTTGTCGCAGGAAACCGGAATTCCACGAGTTGCCACTAATGATTCGCATTATACATTGGCAAGTCATTGGGAGGCGCACGACGCTCATTTTTGCCTGGGAACAGGGAAAATTCTAAGCGACACTAACCGCATGAAATATGATCCACCGGAATACTGGGTCAAAACGCAGGATGAGATGGCGTCTCTGTTTCCGGGCGATGACGAAGTGATTGAAAATTCCTTGAGAATTGCAAATGCTTGTAATTTGGAATTGGTATTTGGGAAATACTATTTGCCGACTTTTCCAATACCCGAAGAAGTGCCAGAAAAATCAGCCGACGAATATCTGACTCGGCTGGTTTATCAGGAGATTCAAAAACGTTATCCGGAAATCACAGGCGTCATTCGCGAGCGCGTCGATTTTGAACTGAAAGTAATCAAACAAATGGGTTTTGCCGGTTACTTTCTTATCGTCCAGGATTTTGTACAATATGCAAAGCGATCAGGTATTCCCGTCGGCCCTGGAAGAGGTTCTGCCGCTGGGAGTATTGTCGCTTACGCGTTGGGGATTACAGATATCGATCCGCTTCGATTTAAGCTCCTGTTTGAACGGTTCTTAAATCCGGAACGCATTTCGATGCCGGATATCGACATCGATTTCTGTGATGAGAAACGTGTTCGAGTCATTGATTATATTAAGAAAAAATATGGCGAGAACAGTGTTGCACAAATCATCACATTCGGAAAAATGAAAGCCCGCGCCGTCATTCGAGACGTCGGGCGCGTGATTGGCATGCCGCTTTCGGAAGTGGACCGCATCGCCAAAATGATTCCAGACGTAGTAAATGTTTCTCTTGAATCAGCGTTAGCACAAACGCCTGGTTTGCAGGTGCTGGCTGAAATCGACGATCAGCATCGGAAATTATTTGAAATTTCCAGGATTTTGGAGGGAATGAACCGTCACGCCTCGACACACGCCGCTGGCGTTGTCATTGCGCCCGGCGATCTAACCAACTATGTTCCGCTTTACCAGTCAACCAACGGCGAAGTCACGACGCAGTATGACATGAAGTGTATCGATCAGATCGGTCTGTTGAAGGTCGATTTTCTCGGTTTGAGAAACCTGACGGTTATCGACAATACGCTTTCCATGTTGAGAGAAAAAGGGATAGATCTCGATCTCGAAAATATTCCAGAGGAAGACGAAAAAACGATGACACTTTTCGGCGAGGGAAATACAATCGGGATATTCCAGTTTGAATCCGCCGGGATGCGCGATTATCTGCGGAAGTTGAAGCCGTCGGGAATCGAAGATTTGATCGCTATGAACGCGCTTTACCGACCGGGACCGATGGATATGATCGACCAGTTCATCAACCGCAAGCAGGGAAGAGAAAAAATTACCTATCTGAATCCTTTATTAGAACCGTTTTTAAAAGATACTTACGGAGTTATCGTTTATCAGGAACAGGTCATGCAGATCGCCAATGCGGTCGGCGGATTCTCGCTTGCCAAAGCCGATCTTTTACGCCGTGCAATCGGAAAGAAGCAGACGGAGACGATGGAAGCGTTGTGCAAGGAGTTTATCGAAGGTGCGGTTAAGAATGGTGTTAGCCAAAAGATCGCAACGCAGATTTATGCTTTGATCCAGAAGTTCGCTAGCTACGGATTTAATAGAAGTCATTCGGCCGCCTATGCAGTTCTCGCTTACCGAATCGGCTACCTGAAAGCGCATTATCCGGCGGAGTTTATGGCGGCGAACTTGACTAGTGAAATTAACGCAACTGAACGTGTGGTTATTCTTTCCGCAGAAGCCCGAAATATGGGAATTGAAATTCTTCCGCCGGACATTAATCAGAGCGAAGTTCATTTTCAGCCAGATGGAAACACTATTCGATATGGATTAAACGCTATCAAAAATGTCGGTGAAAAAGCCGCCGAAAATATTGTTTCCGCACGGGAAAAAGCCGGAAAATTCCGTACTATTTTTGAGTTCGTCGTAGCGCTGGACCCCAAGTCTGTCAATCGAAAAGTTTTAGAAAGCCTGATTGCTTCCGGAGCTGCAGATTCGCTCGATGGAACCCGCGCGCAGAAAATAGCCGTGCTTGACCTTGCCATGCAATATGCTCAGAGCGTTCAAAATGATCTGGTAAATGGACAGGAAAATTTGTTTGGTTTCGGGAAAACAGGCGCCAAACCACTCGTTTCGGAACCGAAATTGCCCGATGTAAAACCGTGGGTTGGCAGTCAGAAATGGGCAAAAGAAAAAGAATTACTGGGAATTTATTTGACTGGACATCCGCTTCTTCAATACGAGCGTGAGATCAATGCCTTTACAAATTTCGATTTCACAGAAAATCTTACTACAAAGGATGGTAAAACTATCAAATTAGGTGGGATGATTTCCCGGATCAAATCCAATTTTGACAAGAAAAACCGACCGATGGCATTCATCACGCTTGAATGTCTCAATGGCACGATTGAGGTTATTGCGTTCTCTGATGCGTTCGAGAAATCGAAAGAATACATCCGTGCTGAAATGGCGGTGTTCGTTCAGGGAAAAGTTC